One genomic segment of candidate division KSB1 bacterium includes these proteins:
- a CDS encoding TraR/DksA C4-type zinc finger protein, with amino-acid sequence MKSQDLQYFKRLLLERRSELLKELDHFKNGQGATTIKDASGENTSYAFHMADQATDNMEREKAYYFATREGRLLYHIDQALERVEDGTYGLCHNCNQPIARERLEAVPHARLCISCKMKEESGVSLD; translated from the coding sequence ATGAAATCTCAAGACCTGCAGTATTTCAAGCGGCTGCTGTTGGAGCGGCGCAGCGAGTTGCTGAAAGAGCTGGATCATTTCAAGAACGGGCAGGGCGCCACCACCATCAAGGACGCCTCGGGAGAAAACACCTCCTATGCCTTTCACATGGCGGATCAGGCCACCGACAACATGGAACGGGAGAAAGCCTACTACTTCGCCACCCGGGAAGGCCGCCTGCTTTATCATATCGATCAAGCGCTCGAGCGTGTGGAAGATGGCACCTACGGCCTGTGCCACAATTGCAACCAGCCGATTGCCCGGGAACGGCTGGAGGCCGTGCCGCATGCGCGGTTGTGCATAAGCTGTAAAATGAAAGAGGAAAGCGGCGTCTCTCTCGATTGA
- the lspA gene encoding signal peptidase II: MNILQGMGVLLISAVIVALDQITKLIVKSRFFLEESMPVLGDVLRFTYIENPGMAFGIRFGGRYFFTVFSALATLVILVYLYRIRRERLPARLSLALILGGAIGNLIDRFAYGQVIDFIDVGLDTLRWPVFNLADSAVSIGMVMLVLLVFFEKEKAGVAPAEVPSFPKTKPSPSEEHDNWQEARPPSA; the protein is encoded by the coding sequence ATGAACATATTGCAAGGCATGGGCGTGCTGTTGATCTCGGCGGTCATCGTGGCGCTCGATCAAATCACCAAGCTCATCGTGAAATCCCGCTTCTTTCTGGAAGAGAGCATGCCCGTGCTGGGTGACGTGCTGCGCTTCACCTACATCGAGAATCCCGGCATGGCCTTCGGCATCCGCTTCGGGGGCCGGTATTTCTTCACGGTTTTTTCCGCGCTGGCCACGCTCGTGATCCTGGTCTATTTGTACCGCATTCGCCGCGAGCGGCTGCCCGCGCGGCTGTCGCTTGCGCTGATTCTGGGCGGTGCAATCGGCAATCTCATCGACCGTTTTGCCTACGGTCAGGTCATCGATTTCATCGATGTCGGCCTCGACACGCTGCGCTGGCCGGTGTTCAACCTCGCGGACAGCGCGGTGTCCATTGGCATGGTGATGCTCGTGCTCCTGGTGTTTTTCGAGAAAGAAAAAGCCGGGGTCGCGCCCGCGGAGGTCCCTTCCTTTCCCAAAACCAAACCTTCGCCCAGCGAGGAACACGACAACTGGCAGGAGGCGCGCCCGCCCTCCGCCTGA
- a CDS encoding RluA family pseudouridine synthase — MSTPRFQILTVDPHQRRLRLDKYLANQVADLTRSRLQQLIAAGEITVNGRPVKASHPVAPGEVIQINIPPKAPAELVPQNIPLRIVYEDAHLIVIDKPAGLVVHPAYGHADGTLANAVLYHFQEVSKVGGSERPGIVHRLDKDTSGLLVVARDDRTHAALAAQFKEKTTQREYLAVVWGTPSPARGCIESYLTRSTKDRRKVTVSREHGKWAVTHYAVIERFPRHSLLRLRLETGRTHQIRVHLSHRGHPVFGDPTYHGRTSQLRGLKQAETRFLTELLAHFPRQALHAHTLGFVHPVTGERIFLQSELPADMQALLQALRTTTLR, encoded by the coding sequence GTGTCCACCCCCCGCTTTCAAATCCTCACCGTGGATCCGCATCAGCGCCGCCTGCGGCTGGACAAATATCTCGCCAACCAGGTGGCCGACCTGACGCGCTCACGGTTGCAGCAACTGATTGCCGCCGGTGAGATCACAGTCAACGGCCGGCCTGTCAAAGCCAGCCATCCGGTGGCACCCGGGGAAGTGATTCAAATCAACATTCCGCCCAAAGCGCCGGCCGAGCTGGTGCCGCAGAACATCCCGCTGCGCATCGTCTACGAAGATGCCCATCTCATCGTGATTGACAAGCCGGCGGGCTTGGTGGTGCATCCGGCTTATGGCCATGCCGACGGCACCCTGGCCAATGCCGTGTTGTATCACTTTCAGGAAGTTTCAAAAGTGGGGGGGAGTGAACGGCCCGGCATCGTGCACCGGCTGGACAAGGACACTTCCGGGCTGCTGGTGGTCGCGCGCGATGATCGCACGCATGCGGCGCTGGCTGCACAATTCAAGGAGAAGACGACGCAGCGCGAATATCTCGCGGTGGTGTGGGGCACGCCCTCCCCCGCGCGCGGCTGCATCGAGAGCTATCTGACCCGCAGCACCAAAGACCGGCGCAAAGTCACGGTCAGCAGGGAGCACGGCAAGTGGGCAGTCACTCATTATGCAGTGATCGAGCGCTTTCCCCGCCACAGCCTCCTGCGCCTGCGCCTGGAGACCGGCCGCACGCATCAGATTCGCGTGCATCTCAGCCATCGCGGCCATCCGGTTTTCGGTGATCCCACCTATCACGGCCGCACCAGCCAGCTCCGCGGCTTGAAGCAGGCGGAAACGCGTTTCCTCACAGAGTTGCTGGCGCATTTTCCCCGCCAGGCCCTGCACGCACACACCCTGGGCTTCGTTCACCCCGTCACCGGCGAAAGGATTTTTCTGCAAAGTGAATTGCCGGCGGACATGCAGGCATTGTTGCAGGCTCTGCGCACCACCACTCTGCGTTAG